A stretch of the Eulemur rufifrons isolate Redbay chromosome 20, OSU_ERuf_1, whole genome shotgun sequence genome encodes the following:
- the WFDC3 gene encoding WAP four-disulfide core domain protein 3 — protein MMLSCLSLLKALLALGSLASWATAGEHAMAAFGGECPADPLPCEELCDGDTSCPQGHKCCSTGCGHVCRGDIKGGWGGDCPKVLVGLCIVSCMMDENCQAGEKCCKAGCGRFCVSPVPPPKLTMNPNWTIRSDSELEFPVP, from the exons ATGATGTTAAGCTGCCTCTCCCTTCTGAAGGCACTTCTTGCTCTCGGGTCCCTGGCATCCTGGGCAACGGCAGGAGAACATG CTATGGCAGCGTTTGGTGGTGAATGTCCTGCTGACCCCCTTCCGTGTGAGGAGCTGTGCGATGGGGACACGTCCTGTCCTCAGGGGCATAAATGCTGCAGCACTGGCTGTGGCCACGTCTGCCGTGGAGACATTAAGGGAG GGTGGGGTGGTGATTGTCCGAAAGTTCTGGTTGGCTTGTGCATTGTCAGCTGCATGATGGATGAGAACTGTCAAGCTGGGGAAAAGTGTTGCAAGGCAGGCTGTGGCCGCTTCTGTGTCTCGCCAGTCCCGCCACCCAAACTGACCATGAACCCCAACTGGACCATCAGGTCTGATTCTGAATTAG AGTTCCCAGTGCCCTAG